A region of the Desertifilum tharense IPPAS B-1220 genome:
TGAAGAGAATCATTTTCTTTTTCCTAGCCTTAGAACCTCAGAAGGCGAAATGGAGAAGATTCCCGTAGGCAGTCGCAGTCGTTAGAGTGCGATCGCCCAATCGATAGATTTGAGCTTTCCCTGTCTTGCCACAGAAGTCATGGCTTTGCCAAGCTTTTTCTAGGCATAGGATTCTGGGCGGAGTTGTTGGGACTCCGCCTCAACGGTCTTTAAGCCCAGGCTGCGCTGTAACTCTAAGAGTTCGTCGCGATGGGCTGTAACCGTTATTCGGTTTTTCGGAGCAATGGAGTCTGCCACTGCTTCGAGTTTAAGCAGGACTTGTTCGGTTCGTCCTGCCTTCTTCCAATAAAAAACACCTGCGACCGGAGAAATCAGTACCAAACTTAACAAAATGCCCTGAAACTGAGGAAAAAGCACCGATAAAACTAAACTCAGGCACAAAAGCCCGACGAAAGCCAAAACGGTGAGAAAAAACGCGAGAAAACCGCTAGGTCGAACAAATCCTTCAAACGTGACTTGATTTTGTTCGGCATCTAGGTTAGTCACGCGGTAGGAGCGTTGGCTGAAATAGTCTTGTAGCTTTGCTAGCACGGACTCTTCTGTTTCCTCCGCCAGCAACGTGACTTGTTGCGTCCGGTCTTTAACCGAAGCTCGGATAAAGAAAAATAAACCGACTAACAACAACAACGTGAGTAAAAAGGTGGAGTTCAATACAGCATTACTCATGAATACGCTCGCTTGTGATGCAACAGTCCTGTTACTACTTTACAAAACTATAAAAAACTAAGGGAGAAAGTGAAACAGAGAACGGATATCGCCAAATGCTGAGTTAACGACCCGTAAGGTTCAGGGTTGGCGCAGGGGTTATTGTCCTAATCTTTGTGGCAGCGATAGAAACTCGCAGGGGAAGCTAGCATAGACTTTTAACCCCGCGAATGCTGCTAACTAGACCGGCGGCGCGTCGCATACTCCTGCCAGAGATGGGCTAAGTCGCGGGCTTGCTGCAACCATTGCGGACAAATCTGGTACATGCGCCGGGGACGGCCTCGCCCTTCCACTTTGCGCCAGTAGCCCGCAATAATGCCTTCCTCCTCTAGGAACTTTAGGGCGCTGTAGAGAACGGTATCGGAGAGGCGATAGCAGGCGTACTCTCTCTCTAGCCGCTCAATCAGTTCGGTTCCATAGGAGTCGGCTCTAGACAAAACGGATAGGACATAACAAACGGCTTGCTCTTTGTTGATATAAATCGGGGGGGGTTCTCGGAAAAACTGATAAATATCCTCTAATTTCATGCGTCTCCTCTACACTCATCAAGGAAATGAGGTAGGTGCACCGCTTGAAAAATCTCTATTACCGAGTTTTTCGCCTCTTTTGAGAACGACTACAACAGTCAGCGAAGGAACACACGTCAAAAAAATCCCATTGCGGGATGCCAAACCAGCAGAATAGCACAATCTTTTCGCGTTCTACAATTTTGGCAAGGGTTGCTGAGTTGGAAGCATGGCAGGCTCAGGCAACCGGGAAAATTGGTTACGATTGAACAGAGAATCGAAATCGAACCGTTATTCCGATTCCCTTCCTTTGTGCGATTCGCTCTTGCATGGTGCTAAAGCGGAATCGCTCGCCGCAAGGCACAACGCATCCTGATAGATTAATAATCGCACCAACTGGGGTTGATTATGCCAGAAAAGTCAGATTATTACGCTCTGCCTCCCGCAATAGATCGATTTTCCGGTAGTTTGCGGGTTGTGGGTTGGGTTAGTTTTTGGGCGCAACTCGTCTTAGCCATCATTTCGAGTATTGTCCTGTTGTTCGCCGGTCTTTTTGGCTTTACGAGCGGGCCGGGTGGAGGGGCAAATAACCCCGGAACGGGGGGAGGCTTATTTTTTGCCATTTGCGGCTTAATTGCGTTGTATTACAGCGTTTATCAGGCGTTTCGCTTTACGCGGCTGGCGCGACAATTGCGATCGCCAACTCCTAGCCTCAGACCCCGCCGCGCTGATACCATTCAGGTGTTGCGGTTTGCGCTGGTGGCCTCGATTGTGGGGATGGCGCTGACGTTAATTGGGGCCGGGGCGATTAATGGCACGCTGGTTGCTAAGGCGTTACGCCAGCCCAGGGGGATTTTTAACCCTAGTGTCAATATTGAAGATTTTATCCAACCCATTGATTTATTTATCGTCCAGGCGAATACCAACACGATCCTGGCTCACTTTATTGGGATTGTGGCGATTCTGTGGCTGCTCAATGCGATTCATAAAGCCTCGCAGAGTTGATTTTTTTCGCATATCCCCCAATTGGGGGAATCGATTGGAGGATGATTGCAATTGTAGTACGCTATAGAGTATGAGATATTGCACATTTCTCCCCAGCTATGCAGACCCGATTGAGACAGCCCCAAACCCAACCTATCTCCCTTGTCGCCTACGATTTGTGGAAGGAATATGGCGATCGCACAGTCGTCCAGGGTGTTAGCTTTACTCTAAATCCTGGGGAAGTTCTCGGCGTACTCGGCCCCAATGGTGCAGGCAAGACAACGACTGTGGGGATGCTTTACGGTTCCGTGCTTCCCACGCGAGGGTTTGTGCAAATTGGCGATTACCAAGTGCAAAATCAAGGACGCGAAGCCCGTTCTTACTTGGGAATTGTCACCCAGGAAGATAACCTCGATCCAGACTTTACCGTTTTTGAAAACCTTTTACACTTTGCCCATCACTACCGGATTACCGGAAATGCGGCCCGTGCTAGAGCCAGCGAGCTGCTTGCTCAGGTGAATTTACAAGATTATGCCAAAAATCAGGTAGATGAGCTTTCAGGGGGCATGAAGCGGCGTTTAGTGCTGGCTAGAGCGCTTATTAATCAACCCTCGATTATCTTTTTGGATGAACCGACAACAGGACTCGATCCCGATGCGCGTCAGGACTTTTGGAAACTGGTGACGCAACTCAAACAGGGGGGTGCAGGCGTGTTGCTGACGACTCATTACATGGATGAGGCGCAACGCTTGTGCGATCGCCTATTGTTGATGCAACATGGGCGAGTGGTAGATGAGGGGACGCCTACCGAATTGATTGAACGTACGGTAGGTAAGGAAGTTATAGAAGTTGAAGGCGTTGACGAACAGCAGTTACAGCAACTTGCCAGTCAATATCAAACTTGGTATCGCTCTTTTGGCAGTGGCTATTTATTAGGTTTACCCGATAATGCGATTTGGGAACAACTAACGCATTTAAATGCGCCTTCTCTTTCTCGTCGCCCAACGAATTTAGAGGATGTTTTTCTCCGACTCACTGGCGAATCTTTAGCCCAGCCTTAAGTCGCACTCGCTGTCAGGAGTTTAAGCGTTATGACGCGATTATTTACCGTTGATGAGTTTCAACGTATGGCAGATGTCGGTATTTTAACCGAGCGCGATCGCGTTGAACTCATTGAAGGAGAAATTATCCAAATGGCTGCTATTGGAACCCGTCATGCGGCTTGTGTTAGACGCTTAATTAGACTCTTTTCAGATACCTTGAGCGATCGCGTTTTAATTGATGCTCAACATCCAGTAGAATTAGAACCTTTTTCGTTACCTCAGCCGGATATTGCTTTGCTCAGGTTGCGTGACGATCTCTATGAAAGCGAACACCCTCAACCAGAAGATGTTTTACTGATTGTTGAAGTTACCGATACCCCCGTTGATAGCGATCGCAATCTCAAAATCCCCCTTTATGCTAGAACCGGAATTGTCGAAGTTTGGCTCATTAATTTAAACCAGAATTGTATTGAAGTCTACCGTCAACCAACGGCTCAAGGTTATCAAGAAATTCAGATTTGTCAGCCCAATCAAACCCTGACGCTGCAAGCTTTTCCTGAATTTAGCGTCCAGTGCGATCGCATCCTTTAAGTTTTACTCAATCCTAACAGTTATGAAAGGAAAATCTGTCACCCTTTGGGGCATCTATTCAGTTTGGCATCGTCATGCCAAGGTTTATCAAAGTAACTGGCTATTTAGTTGTTTGCCCCCTATTTCCGAACCGATTATTTATTTAGTGGCTTTCGGTTATGGGTTAACGCCTTTAATTGGCGATGTTGTTTATGAAGGAGAAACGATTAGTTATTTGGCTTTTATTGCGCCGGGAATGATGGCGGTTGGCGTGTTATTTCAATCTTTTTTTGAAGGGGCTTTTGGCAGCTTTATCCGCTTAAGTTTTCAAAAAACTTGGCAAGCCTTATTAACTGCCCCTCTGAGTTATACTGAGGTTTTTCTGGGCGATTGGTTTTGGGCAGCGACTAAAGGGATTATTGCCGGATTATTAACAGGAGTTGTGGCTGTTATCTGGGGGCTGTATTCGGGTTGGAACTTGTTGATTTCTTTACCCTTAATTATCTTGGGTAGCTTAGTCTTTAGTGCCTGCGGTTTATTAACGGCTGGCTGCGTGCAAAAGATTGACCATATTAATATTCCCATCTTCCTGTTTGTGGTGCCCATGTTTACGATTTGCGGAACCTACTTTCCCAGGGAAACCTTACCGCCTTTAGTAGGTAAAATTGCCGGAATTTTGCCGCTGGCTTCTCTGGTAGACTTGTTACGCTGGCCCTTGGGATTGCCGGAATACTGGCCTTTATCTTTATTGTGGCTGATCTCTTGGATGGTTCTTTTTAGCCTATTGGCTTGGCGGAAGATTCTGCCGATATTGTTGCATTAGACTGAAACCCATTGTTGCAGGAGAGCGATCGCGCTTTCAACCGTTTCAACGACTTGAATGCCTGTAGGCGCAAGTTTGCTAAAAAAGACTTGAGTTTCGCGATCGCATCCTAGCAAAATCACCCGCTTTTGGCTTTTAATCGCCAAAGCCACCTCCGAAGCCGTACCCGCCCCCATTCCGCAAGCCACAATCCCATCGCAAGAGAGAATATTGATATTATTGCGAGCATTGCCCAGATCGGTGACGATCGCAATATCTACCGCCTCCGAGACTGAAGCGCGATCGCCGTTTGGTAAAATACCAATCGTTAAACCCTGTTTTGACTTAGCACCGCGACTAGCCGCATCCATCACGCCGACATTACGCCCTCCCGTCAGTAAAACCCATCCCTGTTGGGCAATTTGTTTTCCCAATTCCCAGGCGTTTTCTAAATCTTGGGGCGTTGCGCCCTTCCCCGGCCCCATAACCCCGATAATGATTTTTGGCATAGATTATTGATAGATAGATTTGGTGACGGTTAGTATATCGGAGTAGCTATAACGGTTAAGACCAGCACAAAATTAACCTGACTGGTTTTCGACTCAGAACTTTTCACTTGGGTTGCGATCGCTGTGATGTCTAACGTCCAAGTTTCAGTAATTGTACCGATTTATAATGGTGAGGCTGACTTACCGGAACTGTTGGCAGGTTTGCGATCGCAATCTTACCCCGCCGATCGCACCGAGTTGATTATTGTAGATAATGCCAGCCGCGATCGCACCTTGGCAATCCTCAAAGACAGCGCCGAGCAAATTCCTAACCTGCAAGTCAAAAGCGAGAACGAGATTCAAAGTTCCTACGCCGCCCGCAATACCGGAATTAAAGCCGCGACTGGAGAAATTTTAGCGTTTACCGACGCAGATTGTCGGCCGCAGCCTGATTGGTTAGAAAACTTGGTTGCGCCGTTTTCTCAACCCCAAATTGGCATAGTTGCAGGAGAAATTCTGGCTTTCCCTGGAAATAGCCTCTTAGAACAATATGCAGACGCCCAGGAAACCCTCTCTCAAAAGCATACCCTCGCCCATCCCTTTTGTCCCTACGGTCAGACTGCCAACTTAGCCGTGCGCCGTCAAGCCTTTAACCAGGTGGGTTTATTTCGCCCGTACCTCACCACGGGGGGAGACGCCGATATCTGTTGGCGCATCCTCCAACAGACAGAGTGGCAAATTGAATTTGCCCCCAATGCCATTATTCGCCATCGCCATCGCCAAACCCTAGAGGAACTTCGCAGTCAATGGCAGCGATATGGACGTTCTAACCGCTATTTACACGAATTGCATGGCGTTGAGTTGATGCCAGAATTATCGCTACAGGACTATATTCGCCGTTTTAGCCGTTGGGCGATCAAAGAATTACCCATCAATACCCTAAAAACGGTTTTGGGAAAAGCAACGTTTGTCGATTTGCTGAGTACGCCTTTGGGCTTGTATACTCGTCAAGCGCGATCGCAAGGACAGCGACAGGCCCAATTGTCCGAGCAAGCCCGTACAATTGAAAGATTATAGAAACGCTGACTGTGCAATCCCTATGCGTTCTTACTCGCTTTTGGCTGCGGCAAAAATTAATCTGTATTTAGAGATCCTCGGCGATCGCCCTGACGGGTATCATCAATTAGCAATGGTGATGCAAAGCGTAGATCTTGCCGATCAAATTGATTTGCGTCCCCTAAGTTCCGATAGAATTGTGGTTCACTGCGATCGCCCAGATGTGCCTGTAGACTCTACCAATTTGGCGTATCGGGCAGCGGTGTTAATCCAACAGCAGTTTCCTGAAGCCGCAGCCCAATATGGTGGGGTAGAAATTACCATCCACAAGCGCATCCCAATGGGGGCGGGGTTAGCGGGCGGATCGACCGATGCGGCGGCGGTGTTGTCCGGTTTAAACTTAATGTGGCAGTTAGGCCTCACCCAAGGAGAGTTACAAACCCTAGGGGAAAGTTTAGGATCGGATGTCCCCTTTTGTATTATGGGGGGAACCGCCTTAGTGACGGGACGAGGGGAACAGCTATCGCCGCTACCTGACTTAGACTCGCTGTATGTCGTGTTGGGGAAATATCGGTCGATTTCCGTATCTACGGCTTGGGCCTATTCTACCTATAGACAACAGTATAGCGATCGCTATATCCGCGATCCGCAAGGTCTGCAAACTGCCCATTATCAAGTCCATTCTGGCCCAATGGTGAGCGCGATCGCCCATAA
Encoded here:
- a CDS encoding cofactor assembly of complex C subunit B gives rise to the protein MSNAVLNSTFLLTLLLLVGLFFFIRASVKDRTQQVTLLAEETEESVLAKLQDYFSQRSYRVTNLDAEQNQVTFEGFVRPSGFLAFFLTVLAFVGLLCLSLVLSVLFPQFQGILLSLVLISPVAGVFYWKKAGRTEQVLLKLEAVADSIAPKNRITVTAHRDELLELQRSLGLKTVEAESQQLRPESYA
- a CDS encoding PadR family transcriptional regulator, encoding MKLEDIYQFFREPPPIYINKEQAVCYVLSVLSRADSYGTELIERLEREYACYRLSDTVLYSALKFLEEEGIIAGYWRKVEGRGRPRRMYQICPQWLQQARDLAHLWQEYATRRRSS
- a CDS encoding DUF3611 family protein gives rise to the protein MPEKSDYYALPPAIDRFSGSLRVVGWVSFWAQLVLAIISSIVLLFAGLFGFTSGPGGGANNPGTGGGLFFAICGLIALYYSVYQAFRFTRLARQLRSPTPSLRPRRADTIQVLRFALVASIVGMALTLIGAGAINGTLVAKALRQPRGIFNPSVNIEDFIQPIDLFIVQANTNTILAHFIGIVAILWLLNAIHKASQS
- a CDS encoding ABC transporter ATP-binding protein, with the protein product MQTRLRQPQTQPISLVAYDLWKEYGDRTVVQGVSFTLNPGEVLGVLGPNGAGKTTTVGMLYGSVLPTRGFVQIGDYQVQNQGREARSYLGIVTQEDNLDPDFTVFENLLHFAHHYRITGNAARARASELLAQVNLQDYAKNQVDELSGGMKRRLVLARALINQPSIIFLDEPTTGLDPDARQDFWKLVTQLKQGGAGVLLTTHYMDEAQRLCDRLLLMQHGRVVDEGTPTELIERTVGKEVIEVEGVDEQQLQQLASQYQTWYRSFGSGYLLGLPDNAIWEQLTHLNAPSLSRRPTNLEDVFLRLTGESLAQP
- a CDS encoding Uma2 family endonuclease, producing MTRLFTVDEFQRMADVGILTERDRVELIEGEIIQMAAIGTRHAACVRRLIRLFSDTLSDRVLIDAQHPVELEPFSLPQPDIALLRLRDDLYESEHPQPEDVLLIVEVTDTPVDSDRNLKIPLYARTGIVEVWLINLNQNCIEVYRQPTAQGYQEIQICQPNQTLTLQAFPEFSVQCDRIL
- a CDS encoding ABC transporter permease, giving the protein MKGKSVTLWGIYSVWHRHAKVYQSNWLFSCLPPISEPIIYLVAFGYGLTPLIGDVVYEGETISYLAFIAPGMMAVGVLFQSFFEGAFGSFIRLSFQKTWQALLTAPLSYTEVFLGDWFWAATKGIIAGLLTGVVAVIWGLYSGWNLLISLPLIILGSLVFSACGLLTAGCVQKIDHINIPIFLFVVPMFTICGTYFPRETLPPLVGKIAGILPLASLVDLLRWPLGLPEYWPLSLLWLISWMVLFSLLAWRKILPILLH
- a CDS encoding TIGR00725 family protein, which produces MPKIIIGVMGPGKGATPQDLENAWELGKQIAQQGWVLLTGGRNVGVMDAASRGAKSKQGLTIGILPNGDRASVSEAVDIAIVTDLGNARNNINILSCDGIVACGMGAGTASEVALAIKSQKRVILLGCDRETQVFFSKLAPTGIQVVETVESAIALLQQWVSV
- a CDS encoding glycosyltransferase family 2 protein; its protein translation is MSNVQVSVIVPIYNGEADLPELLAGLRSQSYPADRTELIIVDNASRDRTLAILKDSAEQIPNLQVKSENEIQSSYAARNTGIKAATGEILAFTDADCRPQPDWLENLVAPFSQPQIGIVAGEILAFPGNSLLEQYADAQETLSQKHTLAHPFCPYGQTANLAVRRQAFNQVGLFRPYLTTGGDADICWRILQQTEWQIEFAPNAIIRHRHRQTLEELRSQWQRYGRSNRYLHELHGVELMPELSLQDYIRRFSRWAIKELPINTLKTVLGKATFVDLLSTPLGLYTRQARSQGQRQAQLSEQARTIERL
- the ispE gene encoding 4-(cytidine 5'-diphospho)-2-C-methyl-D-erythritol kinase translates to MRSYSLLAAAKINLYLEILGDRPDGYHQLAMVMQSVDLADQIDLRPLSSDRIVVHCDRPDVPVDSTNLAYRAAVLIQQQFPEAAAQYGGVEITIHKRIPMGAGLAGGSTDAAAVLSGLNLMWQLGLTQGELQTLGESLGSDVPFCIMGGTALVTGRGEQLSPLPDLDSLYVVLGKYRSISVSTAWAYSTYRQQYSDRYIRDPQGLQTAHYQVHSGPMVSAIAHKDSLKIGQELHNDFEKIVFPQYPELVALRDAMQAAGVLGALMSGSGSTVFGLTESRAQAEIVQQTVRQALPNPDLDLWIAQFSPTGIRLGTLAG